A window of the Gossypium hirsutum isolate 1008001.06 chromosome A03, Gossypium_hirsutum_v2.1, whole genome shotgun sequence genome harbors these coding sequences:
- the LOC107963807 gene encoding E3 ubiquitin-protein ligase SIRP1 produces the protein MAARYWCYQCSQVVTPIMEAEIKCPFCRGGFIEEMSNGTTDSAPDMDSHIQSDRALSLWAPILLGMLGNPCRRRRLRRIEFEEEDAENSDGEAHHGGDTDLDRELESIIRNRRRNSASIVQLLQGVRERMVSEGENSENDRDRDRDRDRDGVIFINPFNQTIIVQGSYDSNQGGQNRNSDRIGSIGDYFIGPGLDILLQHLAVAQNDPERYGTPPAQVEAIMALPTVKIEENLKCCVCMDDFEAGSEAREMPCKHKFHSGCILPWLEIHSSCPVCRYQIPAVGQKLNSERPGNNSDRRESESNVHGRGSGEGEGEGDGRSGRRFSFPWPFNGLFTSGSQSGRGNSSSSTASSSQSGNASQTNEN, from the coding sequence ATGGCAGCAAGGTACTGGTGTTATCAGTGTTCTCAAGTGGTTACTCCCATCATGGAAGCTGAGATTAAATGCCCATTTTGTCGGGGTGGGTTTATTGAAGAAATGAGCAATGGTACGACAGACAGTGCTCCAGACATGGATTCCCATATCCAATCTGATCGAGCACTCTCACTATGGGCACCCATCTTGTTAGGTATGCTGGGTAATCCTTGTCGCCGCAGAAGACTTAGACGTATCGAGTTTGAAGAAGAGGATGCTGAGAATTCTGATGGCGAAGCTCACCATGGAGGCGATACTGACTTGGACCGAGAACTTGAATCCATCATTAGGAATAGAAGAAGGAACTCTGCATCGATCGTGCAGCTGCTTCAAGGTGTTAGAGAGAGAATGGTATCTGAAGGCGAGAATTCTGAGAATGATAGGGATAGGGATAGGGATAGGGACAGGGATGGAGTAATTTTCATCAATCCTTTCAATCAGACTATCATTGTCCAGGGCTCTTATGATTCCAATCAGGGTGGTCAAAACCGAAACTCCGACCGCATAGGTTCTATAGGTGATTATTTCATCGGTCCTGGTTTAGATATATTGTTGCAGCATTTGGCAGTGGCACAAAATGATCCCGAAAGATATGGAACACCACCAGCACAAGTAGAGGCAATCATGGCCTTGCCAACCGTGAAAATTGAGGAGAATTTGAAATGTTGTGTGTGTATGGATGATTTCGAGGCTGGTAGTGAAGCAAGGGAAATGCCATGTAAGCATAAGTTTCATAGTGGGTGTATATTGCCATGGTTGGAGATCCATAGTTCTTGTCCAGTTTGCAGATATCAAATACCTGCTGTTGGACAGAAACTCAATTCAGAGAGGCCTGGGAATAATAGCGacagaagagaaagtgaaagtaatgtTCATGGACGTGGTAGTGGGGAAGGAGAGGGTGAAGGGGATGGGAGAAGTGGGAGAAGGTTCTCATTTCCATGGCCATTCAATGGCTTGTTCACATCAGGATCACAGTCCGGCAGAGGGAATTCATCGTCCTCGACGGCTTCAAGCTCTCAATCCGGAAATGCTTCTCAAACAAATGAGAACTGA
- the LOC107963806 gene encoding pyruvate kinase, cytosolic isozyme-like, which yields MEINNHHEGGFEMEKKPKTKIVCTLGPASRSVPMIEKLLRAGMNVARFNFSHGSHAYHQETLDNLRAAMLNTGILCAVMLDTKGPEIRTGFLKDGKIQLKQGQEITITTDYSIKGDETLISMSYKKLAEDVKPGMVILCADGTISFTVLSCDKQKGLVHCRCENSAVLGERKNVNLPGVVVDLPTLTEKDKEDILEWGVPNQIDMIALSFVRKGSDLVEVRKLLGKHAKNILLMSKVENQEGVANFDDILTNSDAFMVARGDLGMEIPIEKIFLAQKVMIYKCNIQGKPVVTATQMLESMIKSPRPTRAEATDVANAVLDGTDCVMLSGETAAGAYPELAVQTMAKICVEAESTLDYGDVFKRIMEHSLVPMSPLESLASSAVRTANSAKASLILVLTRGGSTAKLVAKYRPGMPILSMVVPEIQTDSFDWSCSDEAPARHSLVYRGLIPVLYAGSARASHEETTEEALEFAIQHAKAKGLCQNGDSIVALHRIGTASVIKILTAK from the exons ATGGAAATCAATAACCACCATGAAGGAGGTTTCGAAATGGAGAAGAAGCCCAAGACGAAGATCGTATGCACTCTGGGTCCTGCATCCAGGTCCGTCCCTATGATCGAGAAGCTGTTGAGGGCAGGCATGAACGTCGCTCGTTTCAACTTCTCTCATGGATCTCATGCCTACCATCAGGAAACCCTTGACAATCTCAGGGCAGCTATGCTCAACACCGGTATTCTCTGCGCCGTCATGCTCGATACTAAG GGTCCCGAGATCCGAACTGGTTTTCTTAAGGATGGAAAAATTCAACTCAAACAGGGTCAAGAAATCACCATAACAACTGACTATAGCATAAAGGGTGATGAGACACTGATAAGTATGAGTTACAAAAAGTTGGCCGAGGATGTCAAACCAGGGATGGTCATACTTTGTGCAGATGGGACAATCTCTTTTACAGTCTTATCTTGTGACAAACAAAAGGGTTTGGTTCACTGTCGCTGTGAGAATTCTGCAGTTCTTGGTGAGAGGAAGAACGTTAATCTTCCAGGGGTCGTTGTTGACCTCCCAACCTTGACTGAAAAGGACAAGGAAGATATCTTGGAATGGGGAGTTCCGAACCAAATTGACATGATTGCTCTTTCTTTTGTTCGAAAAGGATCAGACCTCGTGGAGGTTCGGAAGCTGCTTGGAAAGCATGCTAAGAATATTCTTCTAATGTCGAAG GTTGAAAATCAAGAAGGGGTAGCAAATTTTGATGACATCCTTACAAATTCAGATGCATTTATGGTGGCACGAGGTGACCTTGGAATGGAGATTCCCATTGAAAAGATATTTCTGGCACAGAAGGTGATGATTTACAAGTGTAACATCCAAGGAAAACCTGTTGTCACTGCAACACAGATGTTGGAATCCATGATAAAGTCTCCCCGGCCAACTAGGGCTGAGGCCACTGATGTTGCCAATGCAGTTCTTGATGGCACAGACTGTGTGATGTTAAGTGGTGAAACCGCAGCTGGAGCTTACCCGGAACTTGCTGTTCAGACCATGGCCAAAATATGTGTAGAAGCAGAAAGCACTCTTGATTATGGAGATGTCTTCAAAAGGATTATGGAACACTCGCTAGTGCCAATGAGTCCGTTAGAAAGCCTGGCTTCTTCAGCTGTTAGAACAGCAAATTCAGCAAAAGCATCTCTTATATTGGTCTTAACCAGGGGAGGAAGTACTGCAAAGCTGGTGGCTAAGTATAGGCCTGGAATGCCCATTTTATCCATGGTTGTCCCTGAGATCCAGACTGATTCGTTCGATTGGTCGTGCAGCGATGAAGCTCCAGCAAGGCACAGCTTAGTGTATCGGGGTTTGATCCCAGTTTTATATGCTGGATCTGCCAGAGCTTCTCATGAAGAGACAACAGAGGAAGCATTGGAGTTTGCTATTCAGCATGCCAAGGCAAAGGGATTATGCCAAAATGGGGATTCGATTGTTGCTCTGCATCGGATTGGGACTGCATCCGTGATCAAGATCTTGACTGCAAAGTGA
- the LOC107963808 gene encoding subtilisin-like protease SBT3.18 isoform X2 yields the protein MPSGPSSIATAIVSRGFQQSSVHLKQPYWLKILRAGMDRVVSVFRSKTLKLHTTRSWDFLGLTLDETLVTPMEFTNGQDVVVGIFDTGVWPESESFQEKPGMRPIPSSWKGVCVEGEKFEPAKACNRKLIGARYYLKGFEQEYGPLNMSGNPEYRSARDFLGHGTHTASTAAGSMVKNASFFGIGQGTARGGAPWARVAVYKICWGINGVGSCTEADILAAFDDALHDGVHVISASFGATPPLSPFFASSADIGSFHAMQLGIAVVFSAGNDGPEPSLVQNVAPWSLCVAASTIDRSFPTEIVLDSNFTIMGQSIISKEIKGRLANAITYFVDGVCSLGNWNRKLATGRVVLCFYTPGLVYEIAQVAVKTAKGLGLIFAEPFTKPIADVDDDIPTLHVDINQGTIIGNYLAESLKLPVVQISPSKTIIGKSPAPTVVYFSSRGPSSISPDILKPDITAPGINILAAWPPQTPPTLQPSDDRLVRWNFQSGTSMSCPHVSGVGALLKSVHPGWSPAATRSAIMTTAYTRDASHDSILAGGSMAGSTPFDMGAGHINPLKAMDPGLIYDMKTSDYILFLCNTGYTQEQIERIVLPSSGVDTNCKNMHGPNANINYPSISVPNLRSPITIKRTVRNVGCGKKTTVYFGVAKEPDGVEVVIWPRVLIFSPSKQEKSYYVTLKPLKKSEGRYDFGEIVWSDGFHHVRSPLVVLVNNSDDFTI from the exons ATGCCAAGCGGTCCATCCTCTATAGCTACAGCAATAGTTTCTCGGGGTTTTCAGCAAAGCTCAGTTCATCTCAAGCAACCATATTGGCTA aaaatattgcGTGCAGGGATGGACAGAGTAGTATCAGTCTTCAGGAGCAAGACACTAAAGTTGCACACAACAAGAAGCTGGGATTTTCTTGGCCTTACTCTGGATGAAACTCTAGTTACTCCGATGGAATTCACCAACGGCCAAGACGTAGTTGTTGGGATCTTTGATACAG GCGTATGGCCAGAATCTGAAAGTTTCCAGGAAAAGCCTGGCATGAGACCAATTCCATCATCTTGGAAAGGAGTATGCGTTGAAGGAGAAAAGTTTGAGCCTGCAAAAGCATGTAACCGCAAATTAATCGGTGCACGTTACTATCTCAAAGGGTTTGAACAAGAGTATGGGCCTCTTAACATGAGCGGTAACCCTGAATATAGATCAGCAAGAGACTTTCTTGGTCATGGAACGCATACCGCTTCTACAGCAGCAGGGTCTATGGTAAAAAATGCTAGCTTCTTTGGAATTGGCCAAGGTACTGCTAGAGGTGGCGCACCTTGGGCAAGGGTTGCAGTGTACAAAATATGCTGGGGCATAAATGGTGTAGGGAGTTGTACAGAAGCTGATATCTTAGCAGCTTTTGATGATGCTTTGCATGACGGAGTTCATGTAATCTCAGCCTCATTTGGTGCAACGCCTCCTTTGTCCCCATTCTTCGCATCAAGTGCAGATATTGGCTCATTCCACGCAATGCAACTTGGTATTGCTGTAGTGTTCTCTGCAGGGAATGATGGTCCAGAGCCATCTCTAGTCCAAAATGTTGCACCATGGTCCCTTTGCGTAGCTGCTTCAACTATTGATAGAAGTTTTCCAACTGAAATTGTCCTTGACAGTAACTTCACCATAATG GGACAAAGCATAATCAGCAAAGAAATCAAAGGCAGACTGGCGAATGCAATCACTTATTTTGTTGATGG AGTGTGCAGCTTGGGGAACTGGAACCGAAAACTAGCTACTGGGAGAGTAGTCCTATGCTTTTACACTCCAGGACTAGTGTATGAAATAGCACAAGTAGCCGTTAAAACAGCAAAAGGATTGGGTTTGATCTTTGCCGAACCCTTTACCAAGCCAATTGCGGATGTCGACGATGATATCCCTACACTGCATGTTGACATTAACCAGGGGACTATAATAGGGAACTATCTGGCAGAATCCCTCAA GCTACCTGTAGTTCAGATATCACCGAGTAAAACAATCATTGGAAAGTCACCTGCGCCAACCGTAGTGTACTTTTCTTCCAGAGGGCCAAGCTCAATATCACCTGACATTCTCAAG CCAGACATCACTGCTCCAGGAATCAACATATTAGCAGCATGGCCACCACAAACTCCTCCAACTTTACAGCCGAGCGATGACCGCCTTGTGCGATGGAATTTTCAGTCGGGAACATCGATGTCTTGTCCTCACGTTTCAGGAGTGGGCGCTCTTCTCAAATCTGTCCATCCAGGGTGGTCGCCTGCTGCCACTAGATCTGCCATCATGACCACAG CTTATACAAGAGACGCAAGCCATGATAGCATTCTAGCTGGTGGATCAATGGCAGGTTCAACCCCTTTCGATATGGGTGCCGGCCACATAAACCCTTTAAAAGCAATGGACCCAGGGCTTATTTACGACATGAAAACCAGTGATTACATTCTCTTCCTCTGCAACACGGGATACACCCAAGAACAAATAGAGAGGATAGTTCTGCCCTCTTCCGGGGTCGATACCAACTGCAAGAACATGCATGGACCAAACGCCAATATAAATTACCCATCCATTAGCGTCCCGAATCTCCGATCCCCCATCACCATCAAAAGGACCGTGAGAAACGTGGGATGTGGGAAGAAAACTACAGTTTATTTCGGTGTTGCCAAGGAGCCTGATGGGGTGGAGGTGGTGATCTGGCCCAGGGTGCTGATTTTTTCGCCCTCCAAGCAAGAAAAGTCGTATTACGTCACTCTGAAGCCATTGAAAAAGTCAGAAGGAAGATACGATTTTGGAGAAATAGTTTGGTCGGATGGTTTCCACCATGTTAGAAGTCCACTGGTCGTCCTTGTCAATAATTCCGATGATTTCACCATCTAA
- the LOC107963808 gene encoding subtilisin-like protease SBT3.18 isoform X1 — protein sequence MATCHLQSFWVLFLAVSLYFAHTTSTSHVYIVYLGINQFHDPILTSKLHIQVLSDVFASEEDAKRSILYSYSNSFSGFSAKLSSSQATILARMDRVVSVFRSKTLKLHTTRSWDFLGLTLDETLVTPMEFTNGQDVVVGIFDTGVWPESESFQEKPGMRPIPSSWKGVCVEGEKFEPAKACNRKLIGARYYLKGFEQEYGPLNMSGNPEYRSARDFLGHGTHTASTAAGSMVKNASFFGIGQGTARGGAPWARVAVYKICWGINGVGSCTEADILAAFDDALHDGVHVISASFGATPPLSPFFASSADIGSFHAMQLGIAVVFSAGNDGPEPSLVQNVAPWSLCVAASTIDRSFPTEIVLDSNFTIMGQSIISKEIKGRLANAITYFVDGVCSLGNWNRKLATGRVVLCFYTPGLVYEIAQVAVKTAKGLGLIFAEPFTKPIADVDDDIPTLHVDINQGTIIGNYLAESLKLPVVQISPSKTIIGKSPAPTVVYFSSRGPSSISPDILKPDITAPGINILAAWPPQTPPTLQPSDDRLVRWNFQSGTSMSCPHVSGVGALLKSVHPGWSPAATRSAIMTTAYTRDASHDSILAGGSMAGSTPFDMGAGHINPLKAMDPGLIYDMKTSDYILFLCNTGYTQEQIERIVLPSSGVDTNCKNMHGPNANINYPSISVPNLRSPITIKRTVRNVGCGKKTTVYFGVAKEPDGVEVVIWPRVLIFSPSKQEKSYYVTLKPLKKSEGRYDFGEIVWSDGFHHVRSPLVVLVNNSDDFTI from the exons ATGGCTACTTGTCATCTTCAATCCTTCTGGGTCCTATTCCTTGCAGTTTCACTTTATTTTGCTCACACAACATCCACATCTCAT GTTTACATAGTTTATTTAGGCATCAACCAATTCCATGACCCCATACTGacttccaagcttcatattcAAGTCCTCTCTGACGTGTTTGCCAG TGAAGAAGATGCCAAGCGGTCCATCCTCTATAGCTACAGCAATAGTTTCTCGGGGTTTTCAGCAAAGCTCAGTTCATCTCAAGCAACCATATTGGCTA GGATGGACAGAGTAGTATCAGTCTTCAGGAGCAAGACACTAAAGTTGCACACAACAAGAAGCTGGGATTTTCTTGGCCTTACTCTGGATGAAACTCTAGTTACTCCGATGGAATTCACCAACGGCCAAGACGTAGTTGTTGGGATCTTTGATACAG GCGTATGGCCAGAATCTGAAAGTTTCCAGGAAAAGCCTGGCATGAGACCAATTCCATCATCTTGGAAAGGAGTATGCGTTGAAGGAGAAAAGTTTGAGCCTGCAAAAGCATGTAACCGCAAATTAATCGGTGCACGTTACTATCTCAAAGGGTTTGAACAAGAGTATGGGCCTCTTAACATGAGCGGTAACCCTGAATATAGATCAGCAAGAGACTTTCTTGGTCATGGAACGCATACCGCTTCTACAGCAGCAGGGTCTATGGTAAAAAATGCTAGCTTCTTTGGAATTGGCCAAGGTACTGCTAGAGGTGGCGCACCTTGGGCAAGGGTTGCAGTGTACAAAATATGCTGGGGCATAAATGGTGTAGGGAGTTGTACAGAAGCTGATATCTTAGCAGCTTTTGATGATGCTTTGCATGACGGAGTTCATGTAATCTCAGCCTCATTTGGTGCAACGCCTCCTTTGTCCCCATTCTTCGCATCAAGTGCAGATATTGGCTCATTCCACGCAATGCAACTTGGTATTGCTGTAGTGTTCTCTGCAGGGAATGATGGTCCAGAGCCATCTCTAGTCCAAAATGTTGCACCATGGTCCCTTTGCGTAGCTGCTTCAACTATTGATAGAAGTTTTCCAACTGAAATTGTCCTTGACAGTAACTTCACCATAATG GGACAAAGCATAATCAGCAAAGAAATCAAAGGCAGACTGGCGAATGCAATCACTTATTTTGTTGATGG AGTGTGCAGCTTGGGGAACTGGAACCGAAAACTAGCTACTGGGAGAGTAGTCCTATGCTTTTACACTCCAGGACTAGTGTATGAAATAGCACAAGTAGCCGTTAAAACAGCAAAAGGATTGGGTTTGATCTTTGCCGAACCCTTTACCAAGCCAATTGCGGATGTCGACGATGATATCCCTACACTGCATGTTGACATTAACCAGGGGACTATAATAGGGAACTATCTGGCAGAATCCCTCAA GCTACCTGTAGTTCAGATATCACCGAGTAAAACAATCATTGGAAAGTCACCTGCGCCAACCGTAGTGTACTTTTCTTCCAGAGGGCCAAGCTCAATATCACCTGACATTCTCAAG CCAGACATCACTGCTCCAGGAATCAACATATTAGCAGCATGGCCACCACAAACTCCTCCAACTTTACAGCCGAGCGATGACCGCCTTGTGCGATGGAATTTTCAGTCGGGAACATCGATGTCTTGTCCTCACGTTTCAGGAGTGGGCGCTCTTCTCAAATCTGTCCATCCAGGGTGGTCGCCTGCTGCCACTAGATCTGCCATCATGACCACAG CTTATACAAGAGACGCAAGCCATGATAGCATTCTAGCTGGTGGATCAATGGCAGGTTCAACCCCTTTCGATATGGGTGCCGGCCACATAAACCCTTTAAAAGCAATGGACCCAGGGCTTATTTACGACATGAAAACCAGTGATTACATTCTCTTCCTCTGCAACACGGGATACACCCAAGAACAAATAGAGAGGATAGTTCTGCCCTCTTCCGGGGTCGATACCAACTGCAAGAACATGCATGGACCAAACGCCAATATAAATTACCCATCCATTAGCGTCCCGAATCTCCGATCCCCCATCACCATCAAAAGGACCGTGAGAAACGTGGGATGTGGGAAGAAAACTACAGTTTATTTCGGTGTTGCCAAGGAGCCTGATGGGGTGGAGGTGGTGATCTGGCCCAGGGTGCTGATTTTTTCGCCCTCCAAGCAAGAAAAGTCGTATTACGTCACTCTGAAGCCATTGAAAAAGTCAGAAGGAAGATACGATTTTGGAGAAATAGTTTGGTCGGATGGTTTCCACCATGTTAGAAGTCCACTGGTCGTCCTTGTCAATAATTCCGATGATTTCACCATCTAA